One Anopheles marshallii chromosome 3, idAnoMarsDA_429_01, whole genome shotgun sequence genomic region harbors:
- the LOC128716138 gene encoding low molecular weight phosphotyrosine protein phosphatase 1-like codes for MKILFVCIGNSCRSPMAESVMKSVAARYNLTDWYVDSAALREWNVGRRPEERALTVLAEHELTSDHVTRLVCSDDFRQFDYVFGMDESNVADLLHLAPVDGRAKIELLGNYRGRELDRIIIDPYFEHGIHGFRRCYEQIVLCCENFVKTHGRPISRGVLNLEYTFLE; via the exons GCAACTCGTGCCGTTCACCAATGGCCGAAagtgtaatgaaaagtgtcGCCGCACGGTATAACCTCACCGATTGGTACGTTGACAGTGCCGCATTGCGCGAGTGGAACGTTGGCCGTCGGCCGGAAGAACGGGCACTCACCGTGCTGGCGGAACACGAACTCACCTCGGATCACGTCACGCGCCTGGTCTGCTCGGATGATTTCCGTCAGTTTGATTATGTGTTCGGTATGGATGAGTCAAATGTGGCCGATCTGCTGCATCTGGCGCCCGTTGACGGCAGGGCGAAAATTGAGCTGCTCGGTAACTATCGAGGCAGGGAGCTGGACAGGATTATCATCGATCCGTACTTT GAACACGGCATACATGGATTTCGACGTTGTTACGAGCAGATAGTGTTGTGCTGCGAAAATTTCGTCAAAACTCACGGTCGACCGATATCACGCGGGGTGCTAAATTTGGAGTATACGTTCTTGGAATAG